From the Primulina tabacum isolate GXHZ01 chromosome 15, ASM2559414v2, whole genome shotgun sequence genome, one window contains:
- the LOC142526003 gene encoding uncharacterized protein LOC142526003, with protein sequence MQESIPGNSLRGNPHINSKIHVWKKTCSTIVTLLSKSGVGWNDSNNTIDVTDETWETIVKTDPTLRSMRHKQWTHYHDWYDIFGNDRATDERATNFENAIHEVLNIDNELRTAAWLAETPAFDTVDAAEDSKSETNTPSSKHKECVTSKIKKRKKGTDDEQTIVEAIKNLADITQNTMTDLIKKLASDDNLSDAQDQVLNALDEMTHLSEDEQLLAAKLLFNNHNDLALFQCLGTRGKISLVNRLLDGQ encoded by the exons ATGCAGGAATCTATCCCCGGGAATAGCTTACGTGGAAATCCACATATCAATTCGAAGATCCACGTGTGGAAGAAAACATGTAGTACTATAGTGACATTATTAAGCAAAAGTGGTGTGGGCTGGAACGATTCTAATAACACAATCGATGTGACGGATGAGACATGGGAGACAATCGTGAAG ACCGATCCAACCTTACGTTCGATGAGACACAAGCAGTGGACACATTACCATGACTGGTATGATATATTTGGAAatgatcgtgctaccgatgaGCGCGCAACCAATTTCGAGAATGCAATTCACGAGGTCCTAAACATAGACAATGAACTACGTACTGCTGCGTGGCTTGCCGAGACACCTGCATTTGACACAGTTGATGCTGCTGAAGACTCTAAATCTGAGACTAATACCCCGTCATCAAAACATAAGGAATGTGTAACTTCAAAGattaagaaaaggaagaaagGCACTGACGACGAACAGACAATTGTTGAAGCCATCAAAAACCTCGCCGACATAACTCAAAACACAATGACAGATTTGATCAAGAAGCTTGCTTCAGACGACAACCTTTCAGATGCACAAGATCAGGTGTTGAATGCGTTGGACGAGATGACTCATCTTTCGGAGGACGAGCAATTGCTTGCTGCTAAATTGTTGTTTAACAACCACAACGACTTGGCTCTGTTTCAATGTTTAGGTACTCGTGGAAAGATTAGTCTAGTGAATAGGCTTTTGGACGGACAGTAA
- the LOC142526693 gene encoding uncharacterized protein LOC142526693 — protein sequence MYGGGGSGIQSKRDLAIEYQAQIQTLRPSIHARRANMTVKFQDLYEFTVEGNVDDVNVLNEVREKVRQQGRVWWAMEASKGANWYLETHVSSTLKSSLKFSSLVNAITLKRLIRKGIPPNLRPKVWFSLSGAAKKKSTVPDSYYNDLTRAVEDKITPATKQIDHDLPRTFPGHPWLDTLEGHAALRRVLVGYSFRDSDVGYCQGLNYVAALLLLVMKTEEEAFWMLAVLLENVLVNDCYTNNLSGCHVEQRVFKDMLTKKCPRISTHLEALEFDVSLVCTEWFLCLYSKSLPSETTLRVWDVLFYEGAKILFNVALAIFKMNEDELILTHHVGEVINVIQRTTHNLFDPDELLTAAFDMMGFMTTTNISKQRKKQEPAVMAELDQRVRRLNSLNGDDK from the exons ATGTATGGAGGAGGCGGCAGTGGTATTCAGAGCAAAAGGGACCTGGCTATAGAATACCAAGCTCAGATACAGACGTTGAGGCCAAGCATCCATGCAAGAAGGGCCAACATGACGGTGAAATTCCAAGATCTATATGAGTTCACGGTGGAAGGAAATGTTGATGATGTGAATGTATTAAATGAGGTGAGGGAGAAGGTGAGGCAACAGGGGAGGGTTTGGTGGGCTATGGAAGCCAGCAAAGGTGCTAATTGGTATTTGGAAACTCATGTTTCTTCGACCCTAAAATCTTCCCTCAAGTTTTCTTCGTTGGTGAATGCCATTACTCTTAAACGGCTGATTAGGAAAGGGATTCCACCGAATTTAAGGCCTAAGGTTTGGTTTTCTTTGTCTGGTGCCGCTAAGAAAAAATCCACGGTTCCTGATAGCTATTACAATGATTTGACTCGCGCTGTTGAGGATAAGATTACCCCCGCCACCAAGCAGATTGATCAC GACCTACCACGAACTTTCCCGGGTCACCCGTGGTTGGACACTCTGGAGGGGCATGCTGCTCTTAGGCGTGTTCTTGTTGGGTATTCTTTTCGGGATTCCGATGTCGGCTATTGTCAG GGTTTAAATTATGTTGCGGCTTTGTTGTTGCTTGTGATGAAAACCGAAGAAGAAGCTTTCTGGATGCTTGCCGTTTTGTTAGAAAATGTATTAGTTAATGATTGTTACACAAATAACTTGTCTGGGTGCCATGTGGAACAAAGAGTGTTTAAAGATATGCTGACCAAAAAATGTCCGAG GATATCTACTCATTTGGAAGCTTTGGAATTTGATGTTTCTCTAGTATGCACAGAGTGGTTTTTATGCCTATATTCTAAAAGCTTGCCCTCGGAG ACAACTCTACGTGTATGGGACGTTCTTTTCTATGAAGGGGCAAAGATTTTATTCAACGTAGCATTGGCAATTTTCAAG ATGAATGAAGATGAGTTGATTTTGACTCATCACGTAGGCGAAGTGATCAATGTTATACAGAGAACTACACATAATCTCTTTGATCCTGATGAATTATTAACG GCTGCATTTGACATGATGGGTTTTATGACAACTACCAATATATCAAAGCAAAGGAAAAAACAGGAGCCAGCAGTGATGGCTGAGCTTGATCAGAGGGTAAGACGACTAAATTCTCTTAACGGTGATGATAAATAG